A single region of the Triticum dicoccoides isolate Atlit2015 ecotype Zavitan chromosome 2B, WEW_v2.0, whole genome shotgun sequence genome encodes:
- the LOC119362355 gene encoding myb-related protein 1-like: MCSMQAEQYQYMTEPEQMYHQQQQQFHDHRQHMSSRPSLSPEKKFFMKGQGGAGGGGGGDAGLILSTDAKPRLKWTPELHERFADAVKKLGGPDKATPKAIMRVMGIPGLTLYHLKSHLQKFRLSKNLQAQANAVNAKHVYGFGTATDKACEGHGSPADHLNRETNTSRSMHINDALQMQIEVQRRLHEQIEVQRHLQIRIEAQGKYLHSVLEKAQEALGKQHVVADLEAAEPTQRLPELASSVRRGLLQNDGSADGSCLTASEDILSMGLSAGATRRGCGAPFETSASASREDDEECYLFLGKPEGRCEVRRDGCNGGAAFGTAAELDLSIGVVAASSRRRPDGGERLDLNGSGWN; encoded by the exons ATGTGCAGCATGCAGGCAGAGCAATATCAGTACATGACGGAACCCGAGCAG ATGTATCACCAGCAACAGCAGCAGTTTCATGATCACAGGCAGCACATGTCCTCGAGGCCTAGCTTGTCCCCGGAGAAGAAGTTTTTCATGAAAGGCCAAGGaggggcaggaggaggaggaggaggagatgcggGGCTCATCCTGTCCACGGATGCGAAGCCCCGGCTCAAATGGACTCCTGAGCTGCACGAGCGTTTTGCGGATGCGGTGAAGAAGCTAGGAGGGCCTGACA AAGCCACGCCGAAGGCAATCATGAGGGTCATGGGAATCCCGGGACTAACTCTGTACCATCTCAAGAGCCATCTCCAG AAATTCAGACTTAGCAAGAATCTCCAAGCGCAAGCTAATGCCGTCAATGCAAAACATG TTTATGGCTTCGGCACAGCGACAGATAAAGCATGTGAAGGGCATGGATCACCAGCTGATCACCTGAACCGAGAGACGAACACCAGCAG GTCTATGCACATAAACGACGCTCTCCAAATGCAAATTGAGGTCCAGAGACGACTGCATGAGCAAATAGAG GTACAAAGGCACCTGCAGATCCGGATCGAAGCCCAGGGGAAGTACCTGCACTCCGTGCTGGAGAAGGCGCAGGAGGCGCTCGGGAAGCAGCACGTCGTCGCCGACCTCGAAGCGGCAGAGCCCACGCAGCGGCTGCCGGAGCTAGCCTCGTCGGTGAGGCGAGGCCTGCTCCAGAACGACGGATCCGCCGATGGCAGCTGCCTGACCGCGTCCGAGGACATCCTCTCCATGGGCCTCTCCGCCGGTGCCACCCGGAGAGGCTGCGGCGCGCCGTTTGAAACTTCGGCGAGCGCGAGCCGCGAGGATGATGAGGAATGCTACCTGTTTCTCGGCAAGCCTGAGGGGCGGTGTGAGGTCAGGAGGGACGGGTGCAACGGTGGCGCGGCGTTCGGGACGGCCGCGGAGCTGGACCTTAGCATCGGCGTCGTCGCCGCGAGCAGCAGGCGGCGgccggacggcggcgagaggcttgacCTGAACGGATCAGGCTGGAACTGA